In one window of Enoplosus armatus isolate fEnoArm2 chromosome 7, fEnoArm2.hap1, whole genome shotgun sequence DNA:
- the clocka gene encoding circadian locomoter output cycles protein kaput translates to MTSSIDRDDSSIFDGLMEEDEKDKAKRVSRNKSEKKRRDQFNVLIKELGTMLPGNTRKMDKSTILQKSIDFLHKHKEIAAQSESTEIRQDWKPPFLSNEEFTQLMLEALDGFFLAIMTDGNIIYASESVTSLLEHLPSDLVDQNLLNFLPMGEHSDVYKALSSHIMEGETLTPEYLKTKNQLEFCCHMLRGTIDPKEPPVYEYVKFIGNFKSLNNVPNCTRNGFEGVIQRSLHSAFEDRVCLIATVRLAKPQFIKEMCTVEEPNEEFTSRHSLEWKFLFLDHRAPPIIGYLPFEVLGTSGYDYYHVDDLETLAKCHEHLMQYGKGKSCYYRFLTKGQQWIWLQTHYYITYHQWNSRPEFIVCTHTVVSYAEVRAEQRRELGIEESQPEITADKSQESGSESQLNPSSLKEALERFNHSRTPSASSRSSRKSSHTAVSDQASSQMKLQGDRSTPGRQSVSAVEMTSQRRSSISSQSMSSQNTGQNMAPSMVSQQQQQQQQQQQQQPMVQFCSQLEAMQNLKEQLEQRTRMIETNIQRQQDELRQIQDELQRVQGQSLQMFLQKGAGGLSLSSVQMAQGNAVQQGGTLSMQGQVVSAGPLQNSIQQQHGVQPLSQQQTLLREQSTALSQSQRSSLTLQPQQNPLSASLYNTMMIPQQNPTNVVQIATSLAQNTGPNTPAVATFAQDRAAQIRFPAGPQLLTKLVTGQMACGAVMVPTTMFMGQVVTAFAPQQGQTQTISISQQPQQQQQQQQQQQQQQHQQQQQQEQQVQQQSQVTAMQPGQAPLAQQQTQFLQAPRLLHGNQSTQLILQAAFPLQQQGTFTATTQQQQQQLQQQHQQQQQQQQKQLQQQKQQLAPHRADSLCDRSATQPQ, encoded by the exons ATGACCTCGAGTATTGACCG GGATGACAGCAGTATCTTTGATGGGTTAATGGAAGAAGATGAAAAGGACAAAGCAAAACG TGTGTCCCGTAACAAGTCTGAGAAGAAACGCAGAGACCAGTTCAATGTCCTTATCAAGGAGCTGGGTACCATGTTGCCGGGCAACACCCGGAAGATGGACAAGTCCACTATTTTGCAGAAGAGCATCGActttctgcacaaacacaagg AAATCGCTGCTCAGTCAGAATCAACTGAGATCAGACAAGACTGGAAGCCTCCTTTTCTTAGTAATGAAGAGTTCACTCAGCTGATGTTGGAG GCTTTAGATGGATTTTTCCTTGCTATTATGACTGATGGGAATATAATCTATGCCTCTGAGAGTGTGACGTCCCTACTTGAACACTTACCT tCTGATCTTGTGGATCAGAACCTGTTGAACTTCCTGCCCATGGGGGAGCATTCAGATGTGTACAAGGCTCTGTCCTCTCATATCATGGAAGGAGAGACACTGACGCCTGAGTATCTGAAAA caaaaaaTCAGCTAGAGTTCTGTTGCCACATGCTTCGAGGGACGATCGACCCCAAAGAGCCCCCTGTGTACGAATATGTCAAGTTCATTGGAAACTTCAAGTCTCTGAATAATG TGCCTAACTGTACCCGAAACGGTTTTGAAGGAGTTATCCAGCGATCGCTTCACTCTGCCTTTGAAGACAGAGTGTGTCTCATAGCAACTGTGAGGCTTGCCAAACCGCAGTTTATCAAG GAGATGTGCACTGTAGAAGAGCCTAATGAGGAATTCACCTCCAGACACAGTTTAGAGTGGAAATTTCTCTTCTTGGACCACAG AGCTCCACCCATCATCGGTTACCTCCCGTTTGAGGTCCTAGGTACATCAGGATATGATTACTACCATGTAGATGACCTGGAGACACTGGCCAAATGCCATGAACACT TAATGCAATATGGCAAAGGAAAGTCCTGCTACTACAGATTCCTCACCAAAGGGCAGCAGTGGATTTGGCTTCAGACCCACTACTACATCACCTACCACCAGTGGAACTCCAGACCAGAGTTTattgtctgcacacacactgttgtaaG TTATGCTGAAGTAAGAGCAGAACAGCGCAGAGAGCTCGGAATTGAAGAATCACAACCTGAGATCACAGCAGACAAG TCCCAGGAATCAGGCTCTGAGTCCCAGCTCAACCCTTCCAGCCTGAAGGAGGCTCTAGAGCGCTTCAACCATAGCCGGACGCCCTCGGCCTCGTCTCGCAGCTCACGCAAATCCTCGCACACCGCTGTGTCTGACCAAGCCT CATCACAGATGAAGCTTCAGGGAGATAGGAGTACACCAGGTCGCCAGTCTGTCTCGGCCGTGGAGATGACGTCACAGCGAAGATCATCTATCAGCAGTCAG TCGATGAGCTCCCAAAATACAGGACAGAACATGGCTCCATCCATggtttcacaacaacaacaacaacaacagcagcagcagcagcagcagc CAATGGTGCAGTTCTGCAGCCAGCTAGAAGCCATGCAAAACCTGAAAGAGCAGCTGGAGCAGAGGACCAGGATGATTGAGACTAACATTCAGCGGCAGCAAGATGAGCTTCGGCAGATCCAGGATGAGCTGCAGAGAGTGCAAGGACAGAGCCTGCAG ATGTTCTTGCagaaaggagctggaggactAAGTCTCAGCTCTGTTCAGATGGCCCAGGGGAACGCCGTGCAGCAGGGGGGAACGCTCAGCATGCAGGGCCAGGTGGTCTCTGCAGGGCCTCTACAGAACAGCATACAGCAACAACATGGTGTCCAGCCCCTGTCCCAGCAACAAACACTCCTACGGGAACAGAGCACAGCACTGTCACAG TCTCAGCGGTCGTCTCTCACTCTTCAGCCTCAACAGAATCCACTGTCAGCGTCTCTCTACAACACAATGATGATCCCTCAGCAAAACCCTACTAACGTGGTCCAGATTGCCACCAGCCTGGCTCAGAATACTGGTCCCAACACTCCCGCTGTGGCTACATTTGCTCAGGACCGTGCAGCTCAGATTAG GTTTCCTGCTGGCCCTCAGCTGCTCACCAAGCTAGTGACAGGACAGATGGCATGTGGGGCAGTCATGGTCCCCACAACCATGTTTATGGGCCAAGTGGTGACGGCCTTCGCTCCTCAGCAGGGCCAGACCCAGACCATCAGcatttcccagcagcctcagcagcagcagcagcagcaacagcagcagcaacagcagcagcatcagcagcagcagcagcaggagcagcaggtaCAGCAGCAATCGCAGGTCACAGCCATGCAGCCAGGGCAGGCTCCATTGgcccagcagcaaacacagttCCTACAG GCTCCTCGGCTTCTTCATGGAAACCAGTCCACCCAGTTGATCCTGCAGGCAGCGTTCCCTTTGCAGCAGCAGGGTACCTTCACTGCCACaacccaacagcagcagcaacagttacaacaacaacatcaacaacaacaacaacagcaacagaagCAGTtacaacagcagaaacagcaacTGGCCCCTCACAGGGCAGATAGTTTGTGTGATCGCTCTGCT